From Parasteatoda tepidariorum isolate YZ-2023 chromosome 1, CAS_Ptep_4.0, whole genome shotgun sequence, one genomic window encodes:
- the LOC107456507 gene encoding probable methylmalonate-semialdehyde/malonate-semialdehyde dehydrogenase [acylating], mitochondrial, which produces MGRYLKSMLLSRQFHLLKYGLTSRHFSAAAGPTTKLFIDGKFVDSKTSEWIDVHNPATNEVVTRVPKSTPSEMEAAVLSAKEAFKSWSQTSILTRQQTMFRLQHLIKENMERLKQSITLEQGKTLADAAGDVHRGLQVVEHACSVTSLQLGETLPSISRDLDTFSYRLPLGVTAGIAPFNFPAMIPLWMFPLALVTGNTMVLKPSERVPGATMILMELAKESGIPDGAVNVIHGAHEAVTFICDNPDIRAISFVGSDRAGKYIYERGSMNGKRVQSNMGAKNHGVIMPDANKEHTLNQLVGAAFGAAGQRCMALSTAVFVGESQKWIPELVERAKTLKVNAGHEPNTDLGPVISPQAKQRISTLVESGVKEGAKLILDGRSVKVPGYEKGNFVGPTILTDVKPNMTCYKEEIFGPVLVILSTDTIDDAISLINSNPYGNGTAIFTTNGATARKFTLDIDVGQVGVNVPIPVPLPMFSFTGSRGSFLGDANFYGKAGINFYTQLKTVTQLWREQDASHSRAATSMPVMK; this is translated from the exons ATGGGGAGATATCTAAAAAGCATGCTTCTTTCTCGCCAATTCCATTTATTA aaatatggaCTTACCTCAAGGCATTTTTCAGCAGCAGCTGGt ccaACTACAAAACTTTTCATTGATGGGAAGTTTGTTGATTCCAAAACTTCTGAATGGATTGATGTTCATAATcct GCGACAAATGAAGTTGTGACCAGAGTTCCTAAGTCCACACCATCAGAAATGGAAGCAGCTGTATTGTCAGCAAAGGAAGCATTCAAGTCATGGTCTCAGACATCCATTTTGACGCGTCAACAAACAATGTTTCGCCTTCAGCATTTAATCAAAGAGAATATG GAGAGATTAAAACAAAGTATCACCCTAGAGCAAGGGAAAACTTTAGCTGATGCTGCAGGAGATGTCCACAGGGGATTAC AGGTTGTTGAGCATGCCTGCTCTGTCACTTCCTTGCAGCTAGGTGAGACTCTCCCATCCATATCTAGAGATCTCGACACCTTCTCTTACCGCCTCCCATTAGGAGTGACCGCTGGAATAGCCCCTTTCAATTTCCCAGCCATGATACCGCTTTGG ATGTTTCCATTGGCTCTTGTGACTGGAAATACAATGGTCTTGAAACCATCTGAAAGAGTTCCAGGAGCGACCATGATCCTGATGGAGCTGGCTAAAGAGTCTGGTATTCCTGATGGAGCTGTTAATGTCATTCATGGGGCTCATGAAG ctgTTACATTTATCTGTGATAATCCTGACATAAGAGCGATTTCATTTGTGGGATCAGATAGAGCA ggaAAGTATATTTATGAAAGAGGATCTATGAATGGTAAACGAGTTCAGAGTAATAtg GGTGCCAAAAATCACGGAGTTATCATGCCTGATGCAAATAAAGAACATACCTTGAATCAA cttGTTGGAGCCGCATTTGGTGCTGCAGGTCAAAGATGCATGGCCCTCTCAACTGCTGTGTTTGTAGGAGAATCTCAAAAATGGATACCCGAACTCGTAGAACGTgccaaaactttaaaagtcaATGCGG GTCATGAACCCAATACCGATCTTGGACCTGTCATATCGCCTCAAGCAAAGCAAAGAATTTCAACTCTTGTTGAATCTGGTGTTAAAGAAGGTGCCAAGCTGATATTGGATGGACGCTCCGTCAAAGTGCCGGGATACGAAAAGGGCAATTTTGTTGGACCCACCATACTTACTGATGTGAAg ccTAACATGACTTGTTACAAGGAAGAAATATTTGGTCCTGTTTTAGTTATACTCTCCACTGATACCATTGATGATGCCATCAGTCTAATCAATTCTAATCCTTATGGGAATGGTACTGCAATCTTTACAACCAATGGTGCCACTGCAAGGAAATTCACTCTTGACATTGATGTTGGTCAG gtTGGTGTTAATGTTCCAATTCCCGTGCCATTGCCGATGTTCTCTTTCACTGGATCGAGAGGCTCTTTTCTAGGAGATGCCAACTTTTATGGAAAAGCG GGTATCAATTTTTACACACAGCTCAAAACAGTGACTCAGTTATGGCGTGAGCAAGATGCTTCACATTCCAGAGCAGCTACTTCTATGCCagttatgaaatga
- the LOC107448383 gene encoding uncharacterized protein, with product MRDCTHIREFGDFNEDTGAKLKIFEDLCTDGTELNKVYLNNIDCWPKTKSDLEYCKSKFADAQYKIFQDEKGSGMIMFHSCCAFEWLKMCTSTLVELKCNQEARSFIDELNSVLKGKESNTMCRIIKEEPFTNCSGLYGEENLEIEERLKKEENLEKEEKQEKEENLENKDLVMILSGGSNARMASFILIFLPFILTKIKDYVTLY from the exons ATGAGAGACTGCACGCATATTAGAGAATTTGGAGACTTCAATGAGGATACTGGAGccaaactgaaaatatttgaagatcTATGCACAGATGGGACAGAACTCAACAAAG tttaCTTGAACAATATAGACTGTTGGCCAAAAACCAAAAGTGATCTTGAAtattgtaaatcaaaatttgctGATGCTcaatataaaatctttcaagATGAAAAAGGTTCTGGCATGATAATGTTCCACAGCTGTTG CGCTTTTGAATGGTTGAAAATGTGCACATCAACATTAGTTGAATTGAAATGTAATCAGGAGGCACGGAGCTTTATTGATGAGCTTAACAGTGTTTTGAAAGGTAAAGAAAGTAATACCATGTGCCGGATAATAAAAGAGGAGCCATTCACAAATTGCTCTGGGCTGTATGGAGAAGAGAACCTGGAAATAGAAGAGAgactaaaaaaagaagaaaacctAGAGAAAGAAGAGAAGCAGGAAAAAGAAGAGAACCTAGAAAACAAAGATCTCGTAATGATATTGTCGGGTGGCAGCAATGCACGCATGGCGTCATTTATTCTAATCTTCCTCCcttttattcttacaaaaataaaagattatgtaacactttattaa